The Methanoculleus marisnigri JR1 genome window below encodes:
- a CDS encoding ABC transporter ATP-binding protein gives MSPETGGEIALSLRGVSYTYPGSETPALDRISLEIGRGEIVFVTGPTGAGKTTLCLAASGILHHEYGGTLDGAIAILGKSVRDYQNMGEIGRHVGVVFDDADAQLIFTTVEEEVASGLENLGLSREEMQRRLREVMEATGIADLADRAPHTLSGGQKQRVAIAATIALGTKILILDEPTAELDTEATGAVSALLRRLSGEGTAVLIVEQKLGDLAAIADRMVVVEGGAIVREVLPEQMAEDACLQHPAGDGARPPAPAAAPPGAPPVISVRGLVHRYDGVVAVRDLDLEVASGEIVAVVGENGSGKTTLVKHFNGLLRPTEGSVTVDGLDAATVPIAELARHVGLVFQNPDTMLFAETVAEEVAFGLRNIDPGASEEPVDAALREVGLIHRKTAYPRSLSRGERQRLAIACVIAMKPNVIVLDEPTTGLDTRESGRVMEILGRLRQDGHTIIMVTHDMRLGEEYADRTVRMEQGRIIHDSGIYEEEPCPKSCSTSPGRAPFTASTRSPN, from the coding sequence ATGAGTCCTGAGACCGGGGGAGAGATCGCCCTCTCCCTCCGGGGGGTCTCCTACACCTACCCCGGCTCGGAGACGCCGGCGCTTGATAGGATCAGCCTCGAAATAGGGAGAGGGGAGATCGTCTTCGTCACCGGCCCTACCGGGGCGGGCAAGACGACGCTCTGCCTTGCGGCGTCCGGCATCCTCCACCACGAGTACGGCGGCACGCTCGATGGCGCGATCGCCATCCTCGGAAAGAGCGTCCGGGACTACCAGAACATGGGCGAGATCGGGCGGCACGTCGGGGTGGTCTTCGACGACGCCGATGCCCAACTCATCTTCACGACCGTCGAGGAGGAGGTCGCGTCCGGCCTCGAGAACCTCGGCCTCTCCCGGGAGGAGATGCAGCGGCGGCTCCGCGAGGTGATGGAGGCGACCGGGATCGCCGATCTTGCGGACCGTGCCCCGCACACCCTCTCCGGGGGGCAGAAGCAGCGGGTCGCCATCGCCGCAACCATCGCTCTCGGCACGAAGATCCTGATCCTCGACGAACCCACCGCCGAACTGGACACGGAAGCGACCGGTGCGGTATCCGCCCTTCTCCGGCGGCTCTCCGGCGAAGGTACCGCCGTGCTCATCGTCGAGCAGAAACTCGGCGACCTAGCCGCCATCGCGGACAGGATGGTCGTCGTCGAAGGCGGAGCGATCGTCAGGGAGGTCCTTCCCGAGCAGATGGCGGAGGACGCCTGCCTGCAGCACCCGGCAGGCGACGGCGCCCGGCCTCCCGCACCGGCGGCAGCCCCCCCGGGGGCGCCACCCGTCATATCCGTCCGGGGGCTCGTCCACCGCTACGACGGGGTTGTGGCCGTCCGGGACCTCGACCTCGAGGTCGCTTCCGGAGAGATCGTCGCCGTGGTCGGGGAGAACGGATCCGGGAAGACGACGCTCGTCAAGCACTTCAACGGGCTGCTCCGTCCGACCGAAGGCAGCGTCACCGTCGACGGACTCGACGCCGCAACCGTCCCGATAGCGGAACTCGCGCGCCACGTGGGCCTCGTCTTCCAGAACCCGGACACCATGCTCTTTGCGGAGACTGTGGCGGAGGAGGTGGCGTTCGGGCTCAGGAACATCGACCCCGGCGCTTCGGAAGAGCCGGTCGACGCGGCCCTTCGCGAGGTCGGTCTCATCCACCGGAAGACGGCCTACCCGCGTTCGCTCTCGCGGGGCGAGCGGCAGCGTCTGGCCATCGCCTGCGTCATCGCCATGAAACCGAACGTGATCGTGCTCGACGAGCCCACGACCGGGCTTGATACCCGCGAATCGGGAAGGGTCATGGAGATCCTCGGCCGCCTGCGGCAGGACGGCCACACGATCATCATGGTGACGCACGATATGCGTCTTGGAGAGGAGTATGCGGACCGCACCGTCCGGATGGAGCAGGGAAGAATCATCCATGACAGCGGAATTTACGAGGAGGAACCATGTCCGAAATCATGCAGTACGTCACCCGGGAGAGCGCCTTTCACCGCCTCCACCCGCTCACCAAACTGA
- a CDS encoding energy-coupling factor transporter transmembrane component T family protein encodes MSEIMQYVTRESAFHRLHPLTKLIFAVVVVALAVLTSDTVMLTALAGAVVAIAIVSGLARDLLRQVPLLISLAASLLALTVLTIRSGEIVCYLVPQSIPVIGGALPVTAGAIDLALAMSLRFAAMLFAFQLLVISTQPRDLVHVMDRLRMPVDYTLMFLIALRFIPSLQLEGKRIHEAQLARAYNPGNGLAGKIRGLFPIIIPLVSNSLGKATILGLTIDLRGYRSGRRTPMRDLSLGRADVAGICCMGVVVAGYLAVLLV; translated from the coding sequence ATGTCCGAAATCATGCAGTACGTCACCCGGGAGAGCGCCTTTCACCGCCTCCACCCGCTCACCAAACTGATCTTTGCGGTCGTCGTCGTGGCCCTTGCGGTGCTGACGAGCGATACCGTGATGCTCACGGCTCTTGCCGGGGCGGTCGTGGCCATAGCGATCGTGAGCGGGCTCGCCCGCGATCTCCTCCGGCAGGTTCCGCTGCTCATCTCGCTCGCGGCGAGCCTGCTCGCCCTCACCGTTCTCACCATCAGGAGCGGGGAGATCGTCTGTTACCTGGTTCCGCAGTCGATCCCGGTCATCGGCGGGGCGCTCCCCGTCACGGCGGGGGCGATCGACCTTGCACTCGCGATGTCGCTTCGGTTCGCCGCGATGCTCTTTGCGTTCCAGCTCCTGGTCATATCGACCCAGCCGCGCGACCTCGTCCACGTCATGGACCGTCTCAGGATGCCGGTCGACTACACCCTCATGTTCCTGATCGCGCTCCGGTTCATCCCGAGCCTGCAGCTCGAGGGGAAGCGGATCCACGAGGCGCAGCTTGCCCGCGCCTACAACCCGGGGAACGGCCTTGCCGGGAAGATACGGGGGCTCTTCCCCATCATTATCCCCCTGGTCTCGAACTCGCTCGGGAAGGCCACGATCCTCGGGCTGACGATCGATCTGCGTGGATACCGTTCCGGCAGGCGGACGCCGATGCGCGACCTCTCATTGGGCCGCGCCGACGTCGCCGGGATCTGCTGCATGGGCGTTGTGGTCGCAGGGTATTTGGCCGTGCTGCTCGTATAG
- a CDS encoding sugar phosphate isomerase/epimerase family protein, protein MNEIGCSTCCLMDRTLEEALGLISSRTNLAEILSDGPHNLFRFEEVCRSFDLRYTVHAPVADINIASENERLRRAAVRVLLDLAAVCDRIGAERLVVHPGHVWGEEMRVVAQAALDRSLDDLAAVQQEVNVRFAVENMGAWEICFFRSPEFLDRLANRNLGFALDVGHAHTNGNLASFLEQGTAIHVHLHDNRGSRDDHLACGDGNIDLCRVMAALPPGVTKVVEPNTFQDYERSLEHLKGLSP, encoded by the coding sequence GTGAACGAGATCGGCTGCTCCACCTGCTGCCTGATGGACCGGACGCTCGAGGAGGCGCTTGGTCTCATCTCCAGCCGTACGAACCTCGCGGAGATCCTCTCCGACGGCCCCCACAATCTTTTCCGGTTCGAAGAGGTCTGCCGTTCGTTCGATCTCCGCTACACCGTCCACGCCCCGGTCGCCGATATCAACATCGCGTCCGAGAATGAGCGCCTTCGAAGAGCGGCCGTCAGGGTTCTTTTGGATCTCGCAGCGGTCTGCGACCGGATCGGCGCCGAACGGCTGGTCGTCCACCCGGGGCACGTCTGGGGAGAAGAGATGCGGGTGGTTGCGCAGGCTGCTCTCGACCGGTCGCTTGACGACCTCGCCGCCGTTCAGCAGGAGGTGAACGTCCGGTTCGCCGTCGAGAACATGGGGGCATGGGAGATCTGCTTCTTCAGGTCGCCGGAGTTCCTCGACCGCCTTGCCAACCGGAACCTCGGCTTCGCCCTCGACGTGGGGCACGCCCACACAAACGGCAACCTGGCATCTTTTCTTGAACAGGGAACAGCAATCCACGTCCACCTGCACGACAACCGCGGAAGCCGGGACGACCACCTGGCCTGCGGCGACGGCAACATCGATCTTTGCCGCGTGATGGCGGCCCTCCCGCCGGGCGTCACGAAAGTCGTCGAGCCGAACACGTTTCAGGACTACGAACGAAGCCTCGAACACCTGAAAGGGCTTTCTCCCTGA
- a CDS encoding ABC transporter substrate-binding protein — translation MQTTRLIHSLASLVVLLLLAGTAGATPVPLEEPLATADGGERSVAVTDDSGKTVLIRGAPQRIVSLAPSNTEILYALGLDDRIVAVTERCDYPPATADKPKVGGFSTVNIEKVIAMEPDLIFAAPANTDEVIDRLRSLGMTVVTLDPQTIDGVLHDIELAGRATGQEEEASRLIEELRARMGVVAGEVAESRTEQPSVAHVIWHDPLWVCGQGTFQNEVITIAGGTNAFGPVDGWSIVSLEAFITTNPDYILVSSGSGMDRDGYDAIYNYIINEPRLQRLDAVRNDRVYVIDADVVSRGSPRIVDALEEVAGHLHPETTGTGTPKPTGTVQSPGFGAITLICALSAAVLLLQKR, via the coding sequence ATGCAAACCACGCGCCTGATACACTCTCTTGCATCGCTTGTCGTGCTGCTCCTGCTCGCCGGGACGGCCGGTGCGACACCCGTGCCTCTCGAAGAACCGCTCGCAACGGCGGACGGCGGCGAACGATCCGTGGCGGTGACCGACGACTCCGGGAAGACCGTCCTCATCCGGGGAGCACCGCAGAGAATCGTCTCGCTCGCGCCTTCCAATACCGAGATCCTGTATGCCCTCGGGCTTGATGACCGCATCGTCGCCGTCACCGAACGCTGCGACTATCCGCCGGCAACAGCCGATAAGCCGAAGGTAGGCGGTTTTAGCACCGTCAACATCGAGAAAGTGATCGCTATGGAGCCCGACCTGATCTTCGCCGCGCCCGCCAACACCGACGAAGTCATCGACCGCCTGCGATCGCTCGGGATGACCGTCGTCACCCTCGACCCGCAGACGATCGACGGTGTCCTGCACGACATCGAACTTGCCGGAAGGGCAACCGGGCAGGAAGAAGAGGCTTCGAGACTCATCGAAGAACTCCGGGCACGCATGGGAGTTGTTGCCGGAGAGGTGGCCGAGAGCCGGACCGAACAACCGTCCGTCGCCCACGTCATCTGGCACGACCCGCTCTGGGTCTGCGGGCAGGGAACGTTCCAGAACGAGGTGATCACGATTGCCGGCGGAACCAATGCGTTCGGCCCGGTCGACGGCTGGAGCATCGTCAGCCTCGAGGCGTTCATCACCACGAATCCCGACTACATCCTGGTCAGTTCGGGCAGCGGGATGGACCGGGACGGCTACGACGCCATCTACAACTACATCATCAACGAGCCCCGCCTGCAGAGGCTCGATGCGGTCAGGAACGACCGCGTCTACGTCATCGACGCCGACGTCGTCAGCCGGGGGAGCCCGCGGATCGTGGATGCGCTTGAAGAAGTGGCGGGCCACCTCCATCCGGAAACCACCGGGACGGGCACGCCGAAGCCGACCGGGACGGTTCAATCACCGGGGTTCGGCGCGATCACGCTCATCTGCGCATTATCCGCAGCCGTCCTGCTCCTGCAGAAGAGGTAG
- a CDS encoding ABC transporter ATP-binding protein, whose amino-acid sequence MKPIEIIDIDVSYGAKKILEAITFHADAGEILGIVGPNGSGKTTLLKAMSRVVARDNGEILLDDRDLDSLGHRELARRVAVVPQDISIGFDYTVRDVVMMGRHPYIGRFASETARDVKICDHAMHLANVAALAGASVHDISGGERQRVLIARALAQEPTILLLDEATSNLDVSHQVEILNIIRDLAGEITVVSVFHDLNLAAYYCDRLLLLKDRKVYAAGAPGAVLTRENIREIFGMEMLVKPHPLTGKPYVLPVYMHQSSAGANRRVHVVCGGGTGSDILHLLHAAGFTVTCGVLNVLDTDYGTAMHLGLPCVVEPPFHGITPESLSGLRKCLDSADAVIVTAMPIGRGNLDNLRVLLDYPAKSVVFYARDHTTRMEDCTGGEAGAVLANLEARGALRVEGAEELLARLSRDGSDRD is encoded by the coding sequence ATGAAACCGATTGAAATCATCGATATCGACGTCTCCTACGGCGCAAAGAAGATCCTCGAAGCCATCACGTTCCACGCGGACGCAGGCGAGATCCTCGGTATCGTCGGGCCGAACGGATCGGGAAAGACGACGCTTTTGAAAGCGATGAGCCGGGTCGTCGCCCGGGATAACGGGGAGATCCTGCTTGACGACCGGGATCTCGACTCGCTCGGGCACCGCGAACTTGCGCGCCGGGTTGCGGTCGTTCCGCAGGACATCTCGATCGGCTTCGACTACACGGTGCGCGACGTCGTCATGATGGGCAGGCACCCCTACATCGGAAGGTTTGCCTCCGAGACGGCCCGGGATGTGAAGATCTGCGACCACGCCATGCACCTTGCAAACGTCGCAGCTCTCGCCGGGGCCTCGGTGCACGACATCAGCGGCGGGGAACGCCAGCGCGTGCTCATAGCGCGGGCGCTCGCGCAGGAACCGACGATCCTGCTGCTCGACGAAGCAACCTCGAACCTCGACGTCAGCCACCAGGTCGAGATCCTCAACATCATCAGGGACCTCGCGGGTGAGATCACGGTCGTAAGCGTCTTTCACGACCTGAACCTGGCCGCATACTACTGCGACCGGCTCCTGCTTCTCAAAGACCGGAAGGTCTACGCCGCAGGAGCACCCGGGGCGGTCCTGACCCGTGAAAACATCCGCGAGATCTTCGGGATGGAGATGCTCGTCAAACCGCACCCGCTTACGGGAAAACCGTACGTCCTGCCGGTATACATGCACCAGTCGAGTGCGGGAGCGAACCGGCGGGTGCACGTCGTCTGCGGCGGGGGAACGGGCTCCGACATCCTCCACCTGCTCCACGCCGCGGGTTTCACGGTCACCTGCGGCGTCTTAAACGTCCTCGACACCGACTACGGGACGGCCATGCACCTCGGCCTTCCCTGCGTCGTAGAGCCCCCGTTTCACGGCATCACCCCGGAATCGCTCTCGGGCCTCAGGAAGTGCCTGGACAGCGCGGACGCCGTCATCGTTACGGCGATGCCGATCGGCAGGGGGAACCTCGACAACCTCCGGGTGCTGCTCGACTATCCGGCAAAGTCCGTAGTCTTCTACGCAAGAGACCATACCACCCGGATGGAAGACTGCACCGGGGGCGAAGCCGGTGCGGTGCTGGCGAACCTGGAGGCGCGCGGGGCGCTCCGGGTCGAGGGGGCGGAGGAACTTCTTGCCCGCCTCTCGCGGGACGGCTCCGATCGCGATTGA
- a CDS encoding FecCD family ABC transporter permease → MRRTAPIIIATLICALLISMASAVALGPSGLALGSLLTSDNAWMILWEIRLPRVIAAALVGCGLAVAGTAMQALFRNPMADPYIIGTSSGGALGATLAIVLFAGTGRTVLAFAGAMIATFTVYFIARRGGKIPVETLLLSGVALATLLSALLSFLMYTAGRSLHQIMFWLMGGFWNISWNDVIVALLILIGAAGIYLFARDLNILALNEEDATHLGVNVERAKQILLALSAFVTGIAVAVAGSIGFIGLITPHVMRLIVGPDHRFLFPAAALAGAILLVWADALTRTFTSDMPVGILTACFGAPFFIYLLRSRMKA, encoded by the coding sequence ATGCGGAGAACGGCACCGATCATCATCGCAACACTCATCTGCGCGCTCCTCATCAGCATGGCCTCCGCGGTCGCTCTCGGACCGAGCGGGCTTGCCCTGGGGTCGCTGCTTACCTCGGACAACGCCTGGATGATCCTCTGGGAGATCCGGCTGCCGAGGGTGATCGCCGCGGCGCTGGTAGGGTGCGGGCTTGCCGTGGCAGGCACGGCCATGCAGGCGCTGTTCCGAAACCCCATGGCCGACCCCTACATCATCGGCACGTCGTCGGGCGGGGCGCTCGGGGCTACCCTCGCAATCGTCCTCTTTGCCGGTACGGGACGCACCGTGCTTGCATTCGCCGGGGCGATGATCGCAACGTTTACCGTATACTTCATCGCCCGCAGAGGGGGCAAGATCCCGGTCGAGACGCTCCTGCTCTCCGGTGTCGCCCTCGCGACGCTCCTGTCGGCACTCCTCTCCTTCCTCATGTATACCGCAGGACGGAGCCTGCACCAGATCATGTTCTGGCTGATGGGAGGATTCTGGAACATATCGTGGAACGACGTCATCGTCGCCCTTCTCATCCTGATCGGAGCCGCAGGGATCTATCTCTTCGCACGCGACCTCAACATCCTCGCCCTGAACGAAGAGGACGCAACCCACCTCGGGGTGAACGTCGAGCGGGCGAAACAGATCCTCCTCGCACTGAGCGCCTTCGTGACGGGAATAGCCGTTGCGGTAGCCGGCTCAATCGGGTTCATCGGCCTGATCACTCCGCACGTGATGCGGCTGATCGTCGGCCCCGACCACCGTTTCCTCTTTCCCGCGGCCGCACTTGCAGGCGCCATCCTCCTCGTATGGGCGGATGCGCTCACGCGAACCTTCACGAGCGACATGCCGGTCGGTATCCTGACCGCCTGCTTCGGCGCACCGTTCTTCATATACCTCCTCCGGAGCCGGATGAAAGCATGA
- a CDS encoding EF-Tu/IF-2/RF-3 family GTPase, which produces MGNLNVAVLGPVGYAKDLGKKGTESDITFYNLKKGEDTVTVIEPTRYPERLAPLFYAASMADAALVVVSEITPMLGEWVLMLNEAGVERGYIVLRNYLTPEDVAPLLRGTVLEHYAFVDTDPIALRDLLLGEAHTRSSVPSAAGVVGTIPIDHHFNVRGIGTVILGGVVRGGIRKHDTLKVYPGEQAITVRSIQKHDDDFDWAAEGDRVGLALKNIESDDLDRGFVLSNDPAIRLGAKVEARATLVRYWPAPLTAGTVLHLGHWMQFIPARVEAVRDDGDWRQPTLTLVLERDLVYLPGDAAVLHYLEGGKLRIAGHIELA; this is translated from the coding sequence ATGGGCAATCTGAATGTTGCCGTGCTGGGACCCGTCGGTTACGCAAAAGACCTCGGGAAAAAAGGCACGGAATCCGATATCACCTTTTATAACCTGAAGAAGGGCGAGGACACCGTCACCGTCATCGAGCCTACCCGGTATCCCGAACGGCTGGCGCCGCTCTTCTACGCCGCATCGATGGCGGATGCGGCTCTCGTCGTGGTGAGCGAGATCACGCCGATGCTCGGGGAGTGGGTGTTGATGCTCAATGAGGCGGGGGTGGAGCGGGGCTACATTGTCCTCCGAAACTACCTGACCCCGGAAGACGTCGCGCCGCTCCTGCGCGGGACGGTGCTCGAGCATTACGCGTTCGTGGACACCGACCCGATCGCGCTGCGCGATCTCCTGCTTGGCGAGGCGCATACCCGCTCCTCCGTCCCGTCCGCCGCCGGTGTTGTGGGAACCATCCCCATCGACCACCACTTCAACGTCCGCGGCATCGGGACGGTCATCCTCGGCGGCGTGGTGCGGGGCGGCATCAGGAAGCACGACACCCTGAAGGTCTACCCCGGGGAGCAGGCGATCACGGTGCGCTCTATCCAGAAGCACGACGACGACTTCGACTGGGCCGCCGAGGGCGACCGCGTGGGGCTTGCGCTCAAGAACATCGAGTCCGACGACCTCGACCGCGGGTTCGTCCTCTCCAATGACCCCGCAATCCGGCTGGGTGCGAAGGTTGAGGCACGGGCGACCCTGGTCAGGTACTGGCCGGCGCCGCTCACGGCAGGGACGGTGCTCCACCTCGGCCACTGGATGCAGTTCATCCCGGCGCGGGTGGAGGCGGTGCGGGACGACGGGGACTGGCGGCAACCGACGCTGACGCTCGTGCTCGAGCGGGATCTCGTCTACCTCCCGGGCGACGCGGCGGTGCTCCACTACCTCGAGGGCGGGAAACTCCGGATCGCCGGGCATATCGAGCTCGCGTGA
- the mtrH gene encoding tetrahydromethanopterin S-methyltransferase subunit H, with product MFKFEKEQTVHDFNGTKIGGQPGEYPTVLGASIFYNKHEVVLDDHTGKIDKEKAEALWNRCQELSDITGIPHFIQIIGEFGEAFESYIDWFCSIDDKTAFLMDSSVPAALAHACEYVTQAGIADRAIYNSINGSILPENIEALAKSDVNAAIVLAFNPGDPSVAGREKVLTEGGVAGQEMGMLEIAEKCGITRPILDTAATPLGLGSGGSYREILACKAIHGLPTGGAYHNMTVSWTWLKRWKGTKKTPSQQLAGLEGKEGLVEQLLHHYLGGTDGLRQAAWSAPDIGCNMIASTLGADLIMYGPIENVEAMITAQAYTDIVVLEAARDFGIEPQVDTHPLFRLI from the coding sequence ATGTTCAAATTCGAAAAAGAGCAGACGGTACACGACTTCAACGGTACCAAAATCGGCGGGCAGCCTGGAGAATACCCGACCGTGCTCGGTGCATCCATCTTCTACAACAAGCACGAAGTTGTACTGGATGACCACACTGGAAAGATTGACAAGGAAAAGGCAGAGGCGCTCTGGAACCGCTGCCAGGAACTCTCGGATATCACCGGCATTCCGCACTTCATCCAGATCATCGGGGAGTTCGGCGAGGCCTTCGAGAGTTACATCGACTGGTTCTGCAGCATCGATGACAAGACCGCGTTCCTGATGGACTCGTCCGTCCCGGCGGCGCTCGCCCACGCGTGCGAGTACGTCACCCAGGCCGGCATTGCGGACCGTGCGATCTACAACTCGATCAACGGCTCGATCCTGCCCGAGAACATCGAGGCGCTGGCAAAGAGCGACGTGAACGCAGCAATCGTCCTTGCCTTCAACCCCGGCGACCCGTCGGTTGCCGGCCGCGAGAAGGTCCTGACCGAGGGCGGCGTCGCGGGACAGGAGATGGGTATGCTCGAGATCGCGGAGAAGTGCGGCATCACCCGCCCGATCCTCGACACCGCGGCAACCCCGCTCGGTCTCGGTTCCGGCGGTTCGTACCGTGAGATTCTCGCCTGCAAGGCGATCCACGGCCTGCCGACCGGCGGTGCCTACCACAACATGACCGTCTCCTGGACCTGGCTGAAGCGCTGGAAGGGAACGAAGAAGACTCCCTCACAGCAGCTTGCCGGTCTCGAGGGCAAAGAAGGACTCGTTGAGCAGCTCCTGCACCACTACCTCGGTGGTACGGACGGTCTGCGCCAGGCGGCCTGGTCTGCGCCCGATATCGGCTGCAACATGATTGCAAGCACCCTCGGTGCCGACCTGATCATGTACGGCCCGATCGAGAACGTCGAGGCGATGATCACCGCACAGGCCTACACCGACATCGTCGTGCTGGAAGCGGCACGCGACTTCGGCATCGAGCCCCAGGTGGACACCCACCCGCTCTTCAGGCTCATCTAA
- the mtrA gene encoding tetrahydromethanopterin S-methyltransferase subunit A, with product MVEKKSPASGWPIVQGDFHTGDAQSCVGVVTMGSHLDEQGICDAGAAIAGSCKTENLGLEKIIANVISNPNIRFILCCGTEVKGHLSGQSFIALHEGGVSGGKIVGAQGAIPFIENLSDDAISRFQEQIEIVNIMESEDMGAIKAKIDELKARDPGAFGAEPMIVEVKEAGGAAEVAVAGANPQFLEIEERLNAIEERIEFVDAEIAQRVGRKIGRDIGILYGLVAGLIVFMMLLVLLPKLIGYL from the coding sequence ATGGTTGAAAAGAAATCACCGGCCAGCGGATGGCCGATTGTTCAGGGCGACTTCCACACGGGAGATGCACAGAGTTGCGTCGGCGTCGTCACCATGGGATCCCACCTCGACGAGCAGGGCATCTGCGATGCCGGAGCGGCAATCGCCGGGTCCTGCAAGACCGAGAATCTCGGCCTTGAGAAGATCATCGCGAACGTCATCTCCAACCCCAACATCAGGTTCATCCTCTGCTGCGGTACGGAGGTCAAGGGACATCTGTCCGGGCAGAGCTTCATTGCCCTGCACGAAGGCGGAGTCTCCGGCGGAAAGATTGTCGGCGCCCAGGGAGCAATCCCGTTCATCGAGAACCTCTCCGACGATGCGATCAGCCGCTTCCAGGAACAGATCGAGATCGTCAACATCATGGAAAGCGAGGACATGGGTGCCATCAAGGCCAAGATCGACGAGCTCAAGGCCAGAGACCCAGGTGCCTTCGGCGCGGAACCCATGATCGTCGAGGTCAAGGAAGCAGGCGGTGCGGCGGAAGTCGCCGTTGCAGGTGCAAACCCGCAGTTCCTTGAGATCGAGGAACGGCTCAACGCCATTGAGGAGCGGATCGAGTTCGTCGATGCCGAGATCGCCCAGCGTGTTGGAAGAAAGATCGGGCGCGATATCGGCATCCTGTACGGACTGGTCGCAGGTTTGATTGTATTCATGATGTTGTTGGTATTACTGCCCAAATTGATTGGGTATCTGTAA
- a CDS encoding tetrahydromethanopterin S-methyltransferase subunit F gives MAEEVTQAGPIRMTSINRMMDSIRYKAQILARTTKLESGIMGMGILGFAIGLIVAVLLIVIPALLLGAI, from the coding sequence ATGGCAGAAGAAGTTACACAGGCAGGCCCCATCCGGATGACCTCGATCAACAGAATGATGGACTCCATCCGGTACAAGGCACAGATCCTTGCCCGCACGACCAAACTTGAGTCGGGCATCATGGGCATGGGGATCCTCGGATTCGCGATTGGGCTCATCGTAGCCGTGCTTCTGATTGTGATTCCGGCACTGCTGCTGGGGGCGATCTAA
- the mtrA gene encoding tetrahydromethanopterin S-methyltransferase subunit A encodes MVEKKSPASGWPIVQGDFHTGDAQSCVGVVTMGSHLDEQGICDAGAAIAGSCKTENLGLEKIIANVISNPNIRFILCCGTEVKGHLSGQSFIALHEGGVSGGKIVGAQGAIPFIENLSDDAISRFQEQIEIVNIMESEDMGAIKAKIDELKARDPGAFGAEPMIVEVKEAGGAAEEATGEVQPLSGELALVHARMKVIERMVTDIGYRNKFAAGVYSGKIEGLMIGLIVSFVILGFILLG; translated from the coding sequence ATGGTTGAAAAGAAATCACCGGCCAGCGGATGGCCGATTGTTCAGGGCGACTTCCACACGGGAGATGCACAGAGTTGCGTCGGCGTCGTCACCATGGGATCCCACCTCGACGAGCAGGGCATCTGCGATGCCGGAGCGGCAATCGCCGGGTCCTGCAAGACCGAGAATCTCGGCCTTGAGAAGATCATCGCGAACGTCATCTCCAACCCCAACATCAGGTTCATCCTCTGCTGCGGTACGGAGGTCAAGGGACATCTGTCCGGGCAGAGCTTCATTGCCCTGCACGAAGGCGGAGTCTCCGGCGGAAAGATTGTCGGCGCCCAGGGAGCAATCCCGTTCATCGAGAACCTCTCCGACGATGCGATCAGCCGCTTCCAGGAACAGATCGAGATCGTCAACATCATGGAAAGCGAGGACATGGGTGCCATCAAGGCCAAGATCGACGAGCTCAAGGCCAGAGACCCAGGTGCCTTCGGCGCGGAACCCATGATCGTCGAGGTTAAGGAAGCAGGCGGTGCGGCAGAGGAAGCGACCGGTGAAGTGCAGCCGCTCTCCGGCGAACTGGCACTGGTACACGCACGGATGAAAGTCATCGAGCGGATGGTCACCGACATAGGCTATCGCAACAAGTTTGCCGCCGGTGTCTACTCGGGCAAGATCGAGGGTCTCATGATCGGCCTGATCGTCTCGTTCGTGATTCTGGGGTTCATCTTGCTGGGGTGA
- the mtrB gene encoding tetrahydromethanopterin S-methyltransferase subunit MtrB has product MAYVQVLPEFGLVVDPMVGIVTTAGVSYTPVLEQVTELEKITDDLVGMLSGEGNFLASFPNREGVLNVAGGVTAFWYGMAIGLLVAGVVVLGLL; this is encoded by the coding sequence ATGGCATACGTTCAGGTACTGCCCGAGTTCGGCCTGGTCGTCGACCCGATGGTCGGCATTGTCACCACCGCCGGTGTCTCGTACACCCCCGTGCTCGAGCAGGTGACGGAACTTGAGAAGATTACCGACGACCTGGTCGGCATGCTCTCCGGAGAGGGCAACTTCCTGGCATCGTTCCCGAACAGGGAAGGTGTTCTCAACGTCGCCGGAGGCGTGACCGCATTCTGGTACGGCATGGCAATCGGCCTTCTGGTTGCCGGTGTCGTCGTATTAGGACTGCTGTGA